One Lepisosteus oculatus isolate fLepOcu1 chromosome 4, fLepOcu1.hap2, whole genome shotgun sequence genomic window, CAGGAGTTTACAGAAAAGCTGACCTGTAGTACAGCTAATGTTTACACAGACAGTCTGTGTTACAATAGTGGagtatttatgtctttatcttAAAAAGGAGACATGTTtacctgcagcactgcacagcaACTGATATACTGGAAGAGAgaaatacagacactgttaatcacagacacacactgggctCCACACAGTCAGCATTGGGGGGGTCATTCACGTTTCTTGCTGTAGAACTAGAGCATGTGCAGGTTTTCAATTTCATAAATCTAAGAGTTTCCAAAACATCAATCATGGTCATGAAATGCCAAATATGAAAAATTCCATTGGATTCTATACTTTTTGTTCAGTTTCACAGCCTACAAATATATTCTGTAATAACTAATGGCTGCCTGCTTCACCGGTGCCCTCTTGTGTTCAGGAGGATAGCTGGTCTCCTCATCCCACTAAACCACTGTTTAAACATTTGCCCAAATAAATGACTGGATTGTTACTgctattctgaacattttcaagTTAGTTATTGTTGAGAGGAATCATTGTTTTGAGTACATTTTGTGTTCCTTATGCAAAAGTGCAAAAGAGCACCACTTGGCCACTACGGCCAGTGGTATTCCTCTCCTTGCTATATCAATATTCCTGATGAGTAATTAATGTCATTGTCTGAAGAAAAATATTCACTCACCAACTCGTTTCTCTTCCCCTGTAGAGAAACACAGGCAGTGTAATAAGTAACTGGCTCTGCAAAATGCTAATTGTGTGTCTGTTCATCAACTGTTTAAGCAGATTTTCCCGTTATAGAGCTCAGAGATTTTCCCGTTATAGAGCTGAGTAAAACTATGAATTCATAGAGAATGGTAGCTGTTTCACTGGTACCAGCTGTATCAGAAAGCATGAAGAAGATGTATTGACTGCAGTCTAGAGTGATAGATTGGATGGACTCTTCACTGCTCCCCACTGACACAATGTAAGAACTAGTCAGCAGTGAATAAGGCCCAGTACTAAGGGACAGCCTCGTCTCATTTGATCACATTGTCACTCTCACTCTGTGGCACTGATTTATGTTCTGATGAAAACTGGAGTCTACAGTTCTTCACATGGTATCTACTGCATAAACTGTCTCCCGTTCTCAAGTGTAGGATTTTCTGTGCTGCTTTTAAACATAATAATGCTATTTTACACCCATCCTAACACAGACATTCAGACACACGTATGCTGTATAACAACCACATACTGTCCATTCTTCTCCACTGGATCGCCAGAAGCACAGATGCTGCTACAGTCACAGCTGATATTATAAAGAGAGCCACCATCCATCCAGAGGGTCCAGGGAAAAAGTCTCCTGGAAAACAGCACAGGAATATGATCCCAAGGGAACTAATACACAGCCCATCGCGTGTACAcatgtatattttcttttaacgCAATACTTTTCTTTACCAAAACcaagattattttaaataatttctcaaaatatcgcaaatgcAAGTGATCTCTAATATCCTCTAAACGTGACCCTTaagtttgttttcacagcagtgaaactattttgtaataaacaaattaaaagtgTAACAACAGCAATATATAGACAGAAACTACACAATGGGTGAATAATATGTACTTTTACCAGGAAAAtcccaaaacaacaacaagtaCTATATATCACAAACCACCAAAACAGCCTAAGCTTTTCAGAACTGTGTTTCATAAATAGATACATCAGCATAgagtatataaacatttttcatgGGAATATTTGTGAAGAATCTCGTGTTTAGAGAAGCATCAAAGTATATGAATAATTTATCGGTTCTCCAGCAAAATGCCAGCACAAAAGCAAAACTTCACTAAAATACATAAAGAATGTTTTTGCTTACATTGAAAAAACTGCTTTCATTTTACCCTGGAAATTCACAAGTTTATCaaaacaatgcaacataaatgtcttttaaagctCCCCTATATGAAATTGACCGACTTTAGAAAACACTAATCTAAAAGGTTAAAACAGCTGTTATTCAGCCAATTCTGACCATTCAGAGCTTAAATCTTCATCACTATGGCATGCATGTGtagttttttattgtattgaacttgtttcttttgaatactgtataagtgcatacagtaaataccagaaagcagcaaaaaaaaaaaaggttaaaaaactcTCTAGGACTAGGACCAGAATTAGTGCAATACAATAGTAGTATACTCTTTTcattatttgtattaatttacattttttaaaggctGAGAAAACCAATCCAGGTACTGTCTTCATAAAGACAGCTCACACccaaaaaaggctccacagatgaatagttgtgtttcctttcttctcttttcggcatggaattaaactattacttgttcattgttatttttactattattattattataattattattattattattattattattattattattattattattattattactgagctTCCGAACAATTCAAGAGGTGCTATATTAGCACAATCAGTCTGTCATATGAAAACTTCTTTGCCCGATTCAGCTCATTCAGCCTGATCCTgagatcaatttgcactcagcTGGACCTCCATCAGCCTGTGTTCCACTAGACCAGCTCAGAAATACACCAAACAAGCAGCATTTCCCTTTTCGCCTGTCCTCGTTTGCACAGCATATTCTATCGTTATCGCCTCTTCTCTGCCTTCACTGGGACCAAGCATATGAATTCTTCAGCCTGTCCTACAGTTATATAGCTACTTTCATCTCTTAGCTGTGTCATAACTGTAGTTTAACTAAAGCAAACACAACACTGAAGACGTCACATTCAAATTCAGTACTAACTGGGTATGTGGAGCTCAGACTCCCAATCTGCCATGGGCTGTGTGCTTCTAACCAGACAGGAAAAGATGTTAGACTCCTGTTTAACTGGAATGTAGCTTTTGATACTGAGGAGCCCTTGACTGttgctgtcctctgtgatgggcAGTGATGGCACCTCCTTTCCATTCTTGTCTATCCACATCACTGCAGGTGCAGGGAACCAGCCCTCTGCTCTGCACAGCAGCTGGGTCTGACCTCCTCCAGGGGAGTGGAGAGAAACTGAAACATCTGCCAATAGAGAAAacaacttaataataataatgtaatataataataatgtaattattataaTGGCAATGAGAGCTACACAGCTCTTCTAACCATTGGAGACTCTCCTGATAGTCACTATGGAGCTCACAGTATTAAATCTCTTCAGGGTGCCAAATCCCTTCAGCTATATAATTGACCCGACCAGCAGATGGTCTTCTGGACTGGTGTAGATCTCCTGTAATTTCAGTCCACCTACAGCTTGCGATCTCATTGTTAAATACCCTCTGGCGTCTTTGCAGGAATCTCTCAGAATCCTAAAACTGAACAATGTGGACCTGATGGCTACCAAATGAAAAGTCATTGGCTCACAATAGACATCCTTCTGTAACTTTTCCACCGTTGGTAACCGTTATGAACATAAGatgtattatataatttaaaacattaacattatgaTTGCAAAATAACACTCACCTCTTACAACCAGGTCAATAAGAGTGTCTCCATTATGTTCCACAGACTCCACCAAACAGTTATACAGTCCATGATCAGAGAGACTCACATTTCTCAGCTTTAAAGAAACGTTGCCTCTATGGAGCTCATGCAGAAAGAGATTAGCCCTCTCCCTGTAGGCTGGGTTCTGTACATCAGTGTTATATTTCTGAGATTGATACAAACACACAGGAGCTTCGTATTCGCCTCTAAACCACCTGATGTTTAGGTCCTCAGCACTGATGTCCGGTGAGAGGTAACAGGGCAGGACAGTATCTTCACCCGGGGACACAACAACAGGAACACCTGAACCAAGAACCTGGAATTTCTCTGAAAGTGAAAGAGCACAGCCGACATGAATCTACCACTTCTAGAGGAATGATCACACTGAAACATATCACACAAGGGGATGAAGCACTAAACATCATGGTGCTGGAGCCCTGACCATTTTTATCTCTCATCTCATCACCATGAAGGCAAAGGTCACTGATTGTTCAATGTCTATTTCAATTAGGCTGTGTTAggattgttttgtatttgtatttggcTACTTTAATCAAGGCAAGTAAAAGCTATGCAGAACCTCTCCTTTAAGGTTACACAAACCAGACACAGCACACATACTTaaattccaattccaattccAACGTAAGCATTGTTTCGAAATAAAGGCCTTTAGCTTTACATCCATGGATTTTCTAACCACGTTTGGGAGAGCCAGAGCaaacctggcaagcaatgggcacaagtcaggatacaccctggacaggacaccactccatgacagggcacacactgtcacaaacacacactcgcaccagggtcacttttcccagaagccctaCCGGcatggctttggactgtgggaggaaaccagagcaccaggaaGAAACACACAAAGAAACACAGGCAGAATGTACAAGCACCCCAAAGCACTCTGGGACTTAAACCCAGTTACAATCTTGTTCAAAATCAAGGCTTAAGGGTATGATCTTGAGCGAAGAAGGACACTTGTTATCTTAGAAAACCTGGAGGAGTTTGTCTTTGTTGACTTATTGAGTCTCTTTCTTTGTAGTTAATACATACTGTTTACATTCAGATGAGAAGGGGTGTGCTAAAGAATAGTATTGCATGTTACACACGGCAATATAATATATTCCAAACCAATCTGAGTCAGtttcaaaagacaacaaaaacaaagtgcaaCAAAGAACCAATGTAATAATGAATAAATCAAACCGCTGAcaataaatactttaaaaaacactgtTCAAATGTCCGATAAATTTCTATGCAGAACATAGTAATCTACTAACAGCACCCCATCCACTTTCTAtctgctttattcaatacaggatTGTGGGGAAACTGCAGTCTATCCCAGAAagaaatgggcacaaggcagggtacacccagcACAGGACGCCAGTCACTTCAGGcaaattatttaatcatttttgcaATAATATTAAATCAGTTGTTAGGCATGTTACTGCACCAGTGCAGCTTATTGACATTGTTGACATAATGCAGTATATGTCATACCTCCCATCTTAACATTGAGCAAAAGGGAAAGATTTAGACTTTCATAAATGTAGGAGTGAAGGATGCAGTATTTTGGCTAATAACTAGTGCAATGTACGCGTTTCCATATTTCCAATTCTCCATTGTAACACTGAGTTTGTGCCCTCCCAGTATAGTGTGTGAGCAATGCTACTTTTACCAATGCTCTCTGACACTCTTGCAGTTTGGGCACATAATATAGACAGTACAATTCAGGTGAAAATTctatatgtatttttcatacgGAAGGTCACATGTGACTGAGATGGAGATTAAGGTGCTGGAGCAGTGCTACATCCTTGAATACAGACAATATCTGTAAGGCAACAAGGTTTAATACCCATGCACTGCTTATCATGAGTTACTGTTCCTGCTCAGTGTGGAAACATTACCACAAAAATCAGAAGTTTCTCCTCATTGTACCTGATCTTGACACAGACGTCTGGAGGAGAAGCAGAAGAATCACACAGAGACAGTCTGATTGGCAAGACTTCATTTCTGAAATAAGGGAACACTCTGATTGGTCTGATATCATCAACCAAACAAAACACAGTTTGACTGGATACATATCATCCTTCAATCGAAAAGACAATGTGATTTCACTAAAACAGACACTCAAAGTGATATATCCAGCTGTACTATGGCAGCAAGTTTCTCTGAGCTTCAGTTCTGATGTGATtgatcactcacacactgctgtgtcTGACTGGTCTTACTGTCActgcagcacacagcagcttcagtcctgaccttACTGTGTATTCTCACAGTGCTGTATCtaactgatctcactgtcactcctaCTCCAGAGTACAGGAGCTAAAATCCCAGAAAAGTTATACGCCTCACAACTCCAAAGATCAATGGCAGTACAATTGAGAGAGTGGACAGTTCTAAATACAATACCTTAGAATTATTATTgaaaaaacatcacaaaatgtcAGTCTAGATTGATTTTTTGTAAATTGACTAAACTTTAATAATGAGCTGTACTGTTAACCTTTTATAGATGTTTTATGGAATCTTTTCTTATACTCATCATCATATCCTGGTTTTGTTATCTTGCCATCTCCAACCAGTATAGGTTGGAGAGTGTGAAAATTCTCAGCAGCAAGGTACAGTAGTAGGTACTGGACAATGTAGTCTTAAAGATCTATAGTATCTGAGAACATATAAAAAAGAGCAATGATATTGTCCTAGATCCTACTCTCCCCCTCTGTATTCAATATGTTATTTTATGTTTACTATCTGGATACGTTGCTGCCTATGAAGactaataacaataattgcttaaacctgtatagcacttttctgaacactccactcaaagcactttatagatAATTGGGACtcctccccaccaccaccagtctgcagctccacctggatgatgctccagtatgctcacacacaccagctctcagtgtggaggagaacagagtgatgaagccagttcagagatgtggatgattaggaggccatgattggtaaaggctaaTGGGAAAcatcactatacagtatgtatatgtataacaGAGTTAAACCAACATGATAAAGATAAATaacatatatactgatggaaacaaaatacatgctacattttctggaatgagagtactatagttatagcttatgtactttcacaaaacgttttcaatttgttttaagtcctctgaccagcaatacagcttgtgcagtgaggcattgcaacttgccaatcacacggaAGCTCGTTATGTGCACTTTtagtccaggtggaacaatgcctaaTCAGGTCACcattaaaaaggccttaattcacaGCTAAGGTcagtgcaagaaaaaggccacacttagtcagttttctgtgcattccataatgcgtcgaatgtcaccagaagccattggcatgctgcaggcagtcatgtcatgtgccagcattgccagacactatagagtgagccgctccactgtgtcccgagtgcagagaaggtttcagcagaccggcaggactgaagaccgtccaagatccggtcgccctcgagtgaccacaccagagcaggactgacatATAAGACTGctccatctgagagattgttTCTCAACAAACTAATCTAATCAAGTTTTTGCTCACTCATACCGTTCACGGCGGCACGCCCTTCTTCTAACATCGCCCCAACTAGTATCGTCTCACACGCTACTGTCACACTTCAGCTCGGCACGGCTCTCTCACAATTTACTTCTGTCTGAgaatataaatgtgatttaGTTATATGGGGCTGATAGAATCTATGAGCTAGACTCACCTAACACGTTATTGTCTATGGATATGTGTATTTTAACTTTGAAGTTATTAACTCTAATCTTTGTCATTCCTGAGTGAATGATCATTCTGTGTTCACAGCAGATCGTTCCACAGATACTGTTAATTCTATTAATTTGTCGCTTGTTATGTATGTTTTggttatatcaataaattgtatattgtatatttagaatccaTTTGTGAGACTGTAAATAATTATCTTTGATTGGTCCCTAAAAGTCAACAAGTACTCTcgcaatttactgttacaatttccGATTGTCACACCAAATTAAACCCCCCCATCTCCTACActgtgaagaaaatgttttaactgtTAAGAGTTGTTGCTCAGAGAGAAAGATGTTATTAATCTACAGGAAACACAAAGAGGAAGAAAAACTTTCAAATGGAGTCATGAAATTTACTGTATGCCTGTTGCCAGCactgaaatattgaaaataagcaAAAACATACCTTCATATACACAGACATAAATCATCTGTTTTGTGAATAATTGTACTGTCTGAATGCTAGAGGACAGTATCTAAGCCTTCAGTACACTGTGCTGTTAATTCTATTAAAAATGACAGGATACTTACAGGCTGTTTAATCAGGTTGGAGCTCCACACTCTGCTATTTTGAATTTTACAACacttttttaaactgtatatttgaagTCGCTTAAaaaccacatttaaaaaaagatcaattcTGACTTTCCCTGTATCACAAATGTCCTCTTTTCACTTTCAAGTACTGCTGAAACACTGAGAGGCAGGAGGGAATTTTGGGAAACTGAGTTGTGCAGGGTTGTGCAACTGCAAGATGTCATGGTCATGTGACTCAGGCACCGCTCAGTGTTCAGGGATATACACTCTCTGGGACACTTTTGTTACCATTAGAATATGACCAGTAAAAAAAGTTCAGTATATTGGCAGGTCATTTGTGTCCCCTCCTGTACTGATTCACTGTGGAAACGTATTCTCAGCCTATGAGTTCTGACAGTATGACCTTATTTTACACTGCTGAGGAGTCACTCTGGAGTGAAATGTGTACACATCAGTACACAACATTTATTCACAGgtccatgcagaaaagaaagCAAGTGATTCCATATTGCCCTTTATATGGTCTTTTCATATATTTACTGCAAATCATAATAACTAAAATGGAAcatgtgttttaaaattacttaaatgTTACTTCCTCTGTTTAATCCAGTGAAAGGAGAGTGTCTCTTCACTCTCTTTCTTTAAAATTGTGTATAAAATCGcatatgtctgtgtgtgtcactcTGTATATCATATGTTTATTCTCCAGGGAGTGAGAATTCtgaaattagatttatttagtgGAAGATTGGACTGATTTTTGCAGTGATATAGAAAGACATCACCAAACTGACTTCAGAAATTATTCACCACCCCTCAACAACTGTAATTGTAACAACAACAACTGTAACAAGTGTAATTGTGTGACCAAAGCTATCAATGCATTTAAATACTTTTCCCCTTGATTCAAATTACATACTCAACAATTTAAACAGgcaatttctttattttgtaacacaaaTTTATGAACAATATAAAACTTAAAGAGTGGCATAGTGGCAatttggttagcattgctgattATCCTATTACTCTTgaatcctgggttcaattcctgtcatgctatccgtgtggagtttgtatgttctccttggcttccttgtgggttttctcccacagtccaaagacatactgacagTTAATTGGCTACGAGGAAAAttgtcctggtgtgagtgtggttgtgtttgtgtctgtgtgtgccctgtgatggactggcatcccttccagg contains:
- the LOC107077286 gene encoding butyrophilin subfamily 1 member A1-like isoform X4, whose protein sequence is MKSCQSDCLCVILLLLLQTSVSRSEKFQVLGSGVPVVVSPGEDTVLPCYLSPDISAEDLNIRWFRGEYEAPVCLYQSQKYNTDVQNPAYRERANLFLHELHRGNVSLKLRNVSLSDHGLYNCLVESVEHNGDTLIDLVVRDVSVSLHSPGGGQTQLLCRAEGWFPAPAVMWIDKNGKEVPSLPITEDSNSQGLLSIKSYIPVKQESNIFSCLVRSTQPMADWESELHIPTDLTLDPDTAYCSLTLSEDGKRVQKGPWSNFPDNPQRFDSWACVLSREGFSFGRHYWEVEVNQYWRIGVTRESAERKGDFSFSPQEGCWMLEYCSSHLKVHPKTLGVCVDIEKRKVSFYKVESKTHIYTFTDMVFNQGEKIYPVFWTWDYKDLVLLPPVRCEY
- the LOC107077286 gene encoding butyrophilin subfamily 2 member A2-like isoform X2, with the translated sequence MKSCQSDCLCVILLLLLQTSVSRSEKFQVLGSGVPVVVSPGEDTVLPCYLSPDISAEDLNIRWFRGEYEAPVCLYQSQKYNTDVQNPAYRERANLFLHELHRGNVSLKLRNVSLSDHGLYNCLVESVEHNGDTLIDLVVRDVSVSLHSPGGGQTQLLCRAEGWFPAPAVMWIDKNGKEVPSLPITEDSNSQGLLSIKSYIPVKQESNIFSCLVRSTQPMADWESELHIPRDFFPGPSGWMVALFIISAVTVAASVLLAIQWRRMDIYQLLCSAAADLTLDPDTAYCSLTLSEDGKRVQKGPWSNFPDNPQRFDSWACVLSREGFSFGRHYWEVEVNQYWRIGVTRESAERKGDFSFSPQEGCWMLEYCSSHLKVHPKTLGVCVDIEKRKVSFYKVESKTHIYTFTDMVFNQGEKIYPVFWTWDYKDLVLLPPVRCEY
- the LOC107077286 gene encoding butyrophilin subfamily 2 member A2-like isoform X1, which produces MKSCQSDCLCVILLLLLQTSVSRSEKFQVLGSGVPVVVSPGEDTVLPCYLSPDISAEDLNIRWFRGEYEAPVCLYQSQKYNTDVQNPAYRERANLFLHELHRGNVSLKLRNVSLSDHGLYNCLVESVEHNGDTLIDLVVRDVSVSLHSPGGGQTQLLCRAEGWFPAPAVMWIDKNGKEVPSLPITEDSNSQGLLSIKSYIPVKQESNIFSCLVRSTQPMADWESELHIPRDFFPGPSGWMVALFIISAVTVAASVLLAIQWRRMDREEKRVVYQLLCSAAADLTLDPDTAYCSLTLSEDGKRVQKGPWSNFPDNPQRFDSWACVLSREGFSFGRHYWEVEVNQYWRIGVTRESAERKGDFSFSPQEGCWMLEYCSSHLKVHPKTLGVCVDIEKRKVSFYKVESKTHIYTFTDMVFNQGEKIYPVFWTWDYKDLVLLPPVRCEY
- the LOC107077286 gene encoding butyrophilin subfamily 2 member A2-like isoform X3 gives rise to the protein MKSCQSDCLCVILLLLLQTSVSRSEKFQVLGSGVPVVVSPGEDTVLPCYLSPDISAEDLNIRWFRGEYEAPVCLYQSQKYNTDVQNPAYRERANLFLHELHRGNVSLKLRNVSLSDHGLYNCLVESVEHNGDTLIDLVVRDVSVSLHSPGGGQTQLLCRAEGWFPAPAVMWIDKNGKEVPSLPITEDSNSQGLLSIKSYIPVKQESNIFSCLVRSTQPMADWESELHIPRDFFPGPSGWMVALFIISAVTVAASVLLAIQWRRMDTDLTLDPDTAYCSLTLSEDGKRVQKGPWSNFPDNPQRFDSWACVLSREGFSFGRHYWEVEVNQYWRIGVTRESAERKGDFSFSPQEGCWMLEYCSSHLKVHPKTLGVCVDIEKRKVSFYKVESKTHIYTFTDMVFNQGEKIYPVFWTWDYKDLVLLPPVRCEY